The sequence TTATGGCTGCGGGACAGGAGAGCTCTCTTTGGCGATTCTCCCTTGGGTGGGCTATGTAGAGGGGATTGATACCTCCAAAGGAATGATTGATCGCTTCTCCCAAAAGATACAAGAGAGAAACCTCCCTAACATCAAAGCCAAATTCATGCGCGCAGGAGAGGCGCTAGAGGGAGAATTTGATCTAGTGGTCTGCAACATGGTCTTGCACCATATCCCTGATCCCCTTCTTTATATTCGTCAATTTGAGAGCTCCATCCGCCCTGGAGGTCATCTCGCCATCATCGATTTGGACAAAGAGGATGGAAGCTTCCATCCTCAAGGCACGCCTGGAGTTTTTCATCAAGGATTCTCCTATGAAGAGATTCGCGCTTGGCTGGATTATTGCTACCTTGAGGAGAGGCTTCACCACCCAAGCCTTCATCTCATTCAAAAAAATGAGAGAGAGTACCCCCTCACACTCAC comes from Wolinella succinogenes DSM 1740 and encodes:
- a CDS encoding class I SAM-dependent methyltransferase, which codes for MSHFDSQAPTWDENPKRSLMINAIAEALRSHLPLREDFRVMDYGCGTGELSLAILPWVGYVEGIDTSKGMIDRFSQKIQERNLPNIKAKFMRAGEALEGEFDLVVCNMVLHHIPDPLLYIRQFESSIRPGGHLAIIDLDKEDGSFHPQGTPGVFHQGFSYEEIRAWLDYCYLEERLHHPSLHLIQKNEREYPLTLTLAQKPH